GAATAACGTAGATGAAGTTATTCTCCTTCAAGTTAAAAACTCCATTTTGCACCAACATTtacaatttgaaattaataagGAATTAAGAAAAAGCTGGGTTTATTTTATACAAGGTGAAAGTATACAACAAGATTTAGTTGTCAACCTGAGAAGGCTTGTAAGTTACATAAGCTACAACAGCCACCACCACAGCAACCGCCAAGATTTTCACGGCCATGTTGTTCCCCAGTTTTAGCtttgaaattgatataaatttattGCTGGTTCCATCCAATGAAGCATTTTCTGGAGCCTTGAGCCCATTGCCTTCCCTTTCGTATACTGTAGGTTTTTCAGccactttattttctttttctttgatttctgtTTTTGGCTTTCCAATCTCTTGAGATTCTTTAGCTTGTGAAAGCTGCTGTTCTTGTTGGGCAACAGAAGGAACCTTCTTAGGCATTGTTACAGTAAGAACGCCGTTACCGAACTTTGCGTGAATATCACTTGTAATACAATCCTTTGCtactttgatttctttttggaAGCGGCTCCATCTAGTTTCATCCAAAGGACGTTCTCCAAAGATTCTTAGGACCATGTTGTTACTTAATTGAGCCTTTAGTTGCTCCTTTTGGAAATCTGCACTTGtaagaagagaaaaattaatCACTATATACCACCGGTGTGGTAGAGTCAATTTGATTTCAAGGCAGCTAAATTTTATAAAAGCTAAAAgtaaaaccttttctttttggattaGTTATCCTACCATTCAAGTTAACtaaattttagttatatgtGACCCGGGACAATTATtccattttttgtaattaagaaTCAATCATTGATGTATTAATTCATCTAAATTTAAATCATATATCACCATTGATTAATGTTCAATAAATTTAAGCACAAAAGGACATCAATCATGAAACAAATTTAAAGCAtcttttcttaaatatataacTAGAAATCTAGGTAATTTTTGGttcttattcaacaaaaaaaatttggttctTACTAAATTAGGATTATATCTAGGTAATTTCTTTCAATAATTGGAGTTGGTCATCTGGCTTGAGTTTCGAAAATAACTGCTTTTAAAAAATGTACTTTTGACAAAGCTTAAGCCAAAAAAGTTATGGGACTTACTCATCTTCTCATGTGGGTCTATATTGGATTGTACTCATCTCCATGACCGAGGAGAATAACACAATACGGTCCTTTGCTCAGAACcattaaataagaaattgattTCAAAAGTGTACCCATTTGAACATTAATTGAGAGTAATGAAGGAACATAAGGTGATTCTGTATAGACAACCTTAACCTGTTTATGTACATGATACATCTTCTTTGAATTTATAAGCTTGGATCCCAAATAGTATCacaattttttgggtaaaactTATTTGAAGTTTAAATTTTGCTACTAATAAAGCTTTCATAGGTTATCACCCCTAGATTAACGTAAGTAGTTAGAGGCAAAGCCAGGGAAGCAAATAAAAAGTGATCGTGATAGAGAGCAAGATGAAATATGTATTAAGATTCTTTCCATTTGAAATTGAACCATTTCATTGGttagattaaatattataaatctaaagATGTATTTAGTGTAGAatcatttaatatttaaatgatatgatattttatacgctatcaaaaaatgaaatattaaaaaaatttaacttgaAATAGGCTCTCTCGATTTTAGGTGAAATTGGAGGAtcatgtgagaaaaaaagagtgATGGGAATGTACCAAAACTAACATATTAATTCCAACTTCCTCCTcatctactctcctccctcatGTCTCCCTTACCAAATGTACCCGAAAAATGCAATACTAGTCCCCTTAAACTTTGGCTTGTTACCAATTACCATGTATGCATAACAATAAGAATACAAATCTACTCATTTGATTAATATACTTATTTTCTGTAATTTAAAAGGTTAAATTCGAATTAATTTGAACTTTTCTATATGTTGAATTTATGACTGAATATAAAAATCTTAGACGATACTGAATATAAATTCTAACAGCTGTTTTACGTTAGCAAATAAACtgtttttgtaaatatattgaagaatcggtctctctctctctcaaacagaCTCCAAGCAAACACACAAACGAGGACCAGTTAAAAGGGAATGATATACTTTACCCTGTAGATGGACTTCAAGAATGTTACGTTCCTCGCCTACATGCCATTTGCAGTAGGGTTCAAAATCCTCATATACGCGCTTAACATGAGCACCATTTTTAGTTTCCATTGAAGGCTTCTGCTCTTTTCACTTTGGTTTTGGAGGGATATATGTATTAAGAACTACTTGATTGAATGAAGGAATCCCTGCAATGCTGTTTAGATTTATATTCATTTGACGACCTAAgatgtttcttttttcatattgAAAGAGAatcattctttttttggttttctaagGTTTTCGGGCTTCCTTGTGTCTTCAACCAATATTCCTTGACGTGTAGATGATCTAATCTTGCATGGGCGATACAATATATTctattctttcctttttctttttctttttttaatttattgtcaAAGGCATGATTCTTGTTTTATTCACACCTAAAAGAAGAgacgtttcttttcttttcttttttgtgtgtgtaaataAGGCCTTTGATTGAAAAGTTACATGCTTGTAGGAAAGAACTTAACATACATGCCCGAACAAAAAAACGACTAATACTAGAAATACTTCTGCAATATAACTAAATTGGAAGTATCCAACGCCACGGGTGAAAATTTTTGGAGGAGGTTCGGTGAAGTGTAACTAAAAAAACTAGGTCTTGGCTGACGTTGATTGCAAAAACTGATGGGCGATGGTTATTTTCACATACatgatttaagaaattttttaacattGTGTTGGTTTAACCAGGAAATTATGTGGGGGTGTTGTACAGTTGAGGCTTCATGGTTTTTTTTCTAGGGACGTCAAGAAGAAGGTGAATTTTGAGTAGGAGATGAATCTTGCAGTCTACgtaattttcttattataaatttgtccaTAGTGTtgacaaaataacaaaaaataaactataagttcattgtTCGCTTTTcacatgttagaattagggtttatctcATATTGTCTTTGTTTTAATGCCATGAACACGCATTCAAATATTCATGCATGAATGTCATAGGTGCTGAGTTGCTGCAAGATaagtaaggtaagtcatgcatttaCAACATACATGCATTTATTTGTGATATAATCTTGCTTAGGTTTGATGATATGATTGCATCCTTAATGCTTTGGGTGATAACATGATTTGTTTGCCTTATTCCTGCCTTAATTTGATGTTCACATGCCTCTACCTTGGATATAATATGATGACATAATGATAGCAACATGCTAAGGTTTATGTTATAccatgctagatgaatgctagATTGGTTTGACATGtatgctagatgaatgttaggagATGTCATGCTAGATAAATGCTATGTTGACTTGATACGCATgattagatgtatgctagggtttGTGATGTGACAACAAGcatgatagatgaatgattAGAGATGTTTGATGCatgccatgttgattgttagatgaatgctagtGTGTGTTTGAGAGTTAGAATAACAATATTGAGTGTGACTTTAATAAGGTTAATACATAAGACATAATGAGATGAAGCCAACCTTAGGATTGGGCGTTTTGGGTACCTAACACTTTCCCAAGACCGTATCTTAATTTCGAACACatatctctggtagtaagatcaaaatgGTCCTTTCTCGAGAGGACgttatatatatggttcctaaaccattgcaaaaactaggtggtaACTCTCCATTGTGTCCACACCACCAAGTTAGAATGCGCCAACAACCTTCAAGGCTCCTGAAGCCCTGGCATGACATCTGCCTCAAATAGGCaatgaaaaatttataggaaaagGACCCCCAATCATAGGCCTCTATGACGGACACCACTTTCATGTCTGCCGACAACTTACAAGTCAGCACTGACTGGTTATTGCCCAATAGGCAACTACTaatgaagtagaagaagaaTCGCTTAAGAGTGACGTCGTCCACCTCTGCCATCCAAGGAATGTTCTCCTCCAGCCACCGCATATGAATCTAGGGCTCATTAGTAAGCTCGAAGTACCCTCTAATCATCCTGGTAATAGGGTAAGGAATTCCAAAAAGCTTGCTCACCATTGTGAAGCTCACAAATTCAGTCAAAACTGGCTCCCCTCCAAATCTATGATCCAAGATGGCTCCAATCAAAGGGAAGGATTGCATACTCCCCGCAGCTCAAGTAAAAAGTGCCCGTCTCAACATGAAACCATTGCACCAAAGCCTCAAGAAACCCATGCCTCATGGAACAAGGCGGAATGTGAAGAAAGGCCTCGAGTCCCTACTCCATCAGGAAGGTGCGATAGCGCGCATCAGTAGAGGCATGAAATAAGTGAAGGGAAAACGAAAACAATGCCCCTCGGCCGTGAACCCTATCAGTGCCCTGTGCTCAAAATTAAAGAAGGGCTTTCGGTCAAcacacataatatatatatatacactaaacCAACAAAcgaaagggaaaggaaaagcGTACCTGACCCTTCCATGCCTGAGCAGAAGGATGCCTCTTCAAATCATGTTGTAGATGGGTGTCCTCAATGCTGTCATTAGTCTCTCTAGTATAGGCCTCTGATCCGGCCTAACAAGGTGGGAACCTCGGTCTACAACTCCTGCACTTAGGAGCGTTAGGCCTAGCCCAGCTGTATTATCAGCCTCCAAGTCAGTATCCACATCAAACATGAGCTCGTCTCTAAGCTTGTTGCCCCTTAGGCCTCCTCCCTCCTCGGCCCAGGGGAACTGTGAATAACCTCCTCTTAAACTAGTACAAGACTGAGATGAGGCACTAGTAGTCTCTGTTGAACATCGACTCCTAGTGCGATATGCTATATGTATACCCCCAGGGGGCGTGGGTCATCACCTCCTTGATCAAAGCACCTCTGAAAGGTCCATGCAACTTGCTCTTTAGCCAAAACAGTGTCATCATCACTGTTGGATAAGTCCGCTTAGGATGGAACAATGATGGGAGCCTTCCCACAATCCTTACTAGATCTCGGCCGCCAAgacataatttgaaaaaaaaaaaaatccaaatttgatTAATAAGCCAAAAACATATGGCAGTGCAAATAAACAGGTAAGTATGTCTAACCCTAATACCTAACACACATCATGTGTAATGTCCCAGtcagacccaaaaaaaaaagcagggGGGGGGGTGCAGATTTTTCAGTTCTCACATGCCTCCCAACTACCCCACCTAACCCCCTTCCCCACCACTCATTTCACTCCTCTTATCTCCTCTTTGGCCGGCTcacttcatttcttttctttcttttttcattttctctcaacACAACACGAACATTTCTCTCATACTCCCTCATTCTCTCCCATAATACCCACTCAAATCAACATCTCTACCATCATTTTTCTGGCAAGATCATCGGAAAATTGTTGAGAACCCATAAGCACCTTCACATcctttttttgaggtaaaaatttctaatcttttctgtgggttttacactttttcttgaggttatttttatctaagctTTAATAATGATACCCATGTGATTTATAAGCATTAGAAGtgatttttatatgtttgtatgtatgggttttgtattggtagaattatttgatgagtgggtaaATGGTTTGTGCTAATGATGACTACCTAAGGTCTATGTATGGTGGAAAATTTAGAGGTTTTGAGTTATATCATGTGATGGttggtaaatctaatttttccattgccattgggtttatttggaattagttgaagttctaaaatttcttgtcttggaggaaattttgattttgctttcatggGTCTCTTAATGATGCAGTGCAAATTTTATGGAAGCTAGTCATaatgttggagatgatattaaatgggatcaactttataaattggagtttatgccttgtgaatcaatttgttgagaaactttggaagtgggatatattatttttgatgagattaaatactaggcttgcctaattaattgCTCATTTGGAAATTCTTAAATTGTAGCTAGATAATATTTCAAATTGTATTCTCATTGTGATAGGTTTACTTGATATTGTAATCTCTTTGGAGCTCGGAGAATTAGGCTTTTGCGGTTGCGAGGTAAGTagttttttaatgagatttttgaaaaataaacatgttgcataaatgatgtttttgggttagacacacttttggaaactacctatggaaattatattttcctaaaactATTGTGTCATAACCTTAATATAtgtatgattatatatgaaaatgcatcatatCTAGTATTAtatttggggaaatgcatgaattgttgatatgaaaaaatgagcatcttttatttaatctttgataaggaaatcatagattttatggtatattataaaatttgaagatgcttatcttgtcttgttaTGTGGAAAATTGATAGTAAAATCtcttgacaagaatgaagttgaaaccttacaaactttgtggaagttagattatttaaggtttttctgaaaTTACCTAGACATAAATTATGTGTTTCAAAGTAGATGTAACCTATGAGCTTTATATGGTTTTAACAccatgccatgtgtgatttcctggtgatcacccgatttggttttcgtagtctttgtgacaatgAAATCAAATACAGGTTAGTGCCTTTTCACTTTGGATGATGCATTCTTCCCTGCTACCCATGGGGGGAACAGTTTCCTTAATTGTATATGGATAAGGCTGCTGCCCATAgggccaagagaccacatgcaagagaggtcctatttgacgTGCTCTCtctgctgcccatggggggagagaaaaaccttaagGTTATGGGTGAGGTTGCTGTCCGTGGGGCCAAGAGTCTGCATACtagagaggacaatatcatgtcagttgtgaatgggtggatcccTTGATCGGTCTATATGGTAGTgtggtatatttgtgataatttatcttatgttagatattatggttttggaaattatattgtgatgctcacagattatagtatatagtttcaaggtatttactttgagaaactttgtatttcattattaaatcatttttgtcatattattattattgaagatgaaacttgcatttcccccacccccattaaatatgctacttactgggttCTATctcatttcattattttataaactttttagaGTAGATAACGATCTTTTGAGACAACTTTTTGATGGCtaatagtagttagactaactacttATGGAGGCTGAACTTTGTAATGGAGATTTTAGATGTTGTACATCTTAGAATAGgtttgactcattcttttgtatattatagtaGTTGTGACGTTTTTcccactgatgggacaagctgatgatatgtaattatttattcagaCATTTATTCTTTTGTAGCCATTGGTCCTTGTAATTATTGCTTAAAGTTTTGACTTACTCTGAGATtatattcaatggaattattatgataattcttgatgttggtactggatatgatttatgtggattggatggtcaaaaaggaaaaaaaatctataggtaCTTTGAGAtgtctttctcatgctttggaccctttggggTTTAGGACGtgaatggtatcagagcttaggTTATGATTCTGTAGACTTTGAAAATAGGAATTAATTTTGATCTAAGTCAGAGCATTAGGGGTTTGATGAATTCTTTATTTTGTACCTTTGTTTCAGCTTGCACCTGCTATTCATTTTTCCTTATCTATCTTTTCTATGCTAACCTTCTATGTTGCATTGTGATTTACTTGCTTGTTTCTTGGGTATAGGTATAAGTACCTTGGTACACTATGCCTCCTAAAAAAGAAAGCACGTAAAGTACGGCATGTGGATGAGGTTACAACTCCAGAGCATGGCCGTAGGCAATGCCAAAAGCGTGAGAGATCTGTCACTCCTGATGGTGGTGAGATTGATGAGGTAGCAGTGGCAGACAGGATTTATGCTAGGATTGCTAGAGCAGTCCAAGGTGTTGAACGTAGGAGGGAGGGTTACACTTTTGGGGATTTCCATAAGCAAAACCCTCCAACTTTTGATAGGGAGCCTGATCTTGTGGTAGCAAAGAATTGGTTGCTAAAGATAGAAAAATTACCGAGAGCCCTTGAATGAACTGATGCTCAGAAGGTGATGTATACCACTTTTGCTCTTCAATGTTCTGCTAAAAGATGGTGGTCAAGCACTGAGCAATTGTTGAGGATGGAGTTGGGAAGTGACACTCCCATTACTTGGGATAAGTTTAAGGAAGTTTTTAATGGGACATACTTCCCCGATGTAGTGAGGGACTGTAAAGCAAGAGAATTTTCTGATTTGGTTCAGGGGGCTATGACAGTGGAGGAGTATGCTGCTAAGTTTGTTGAGATCTCTCGCTTTGCTCCTTACTTGATTCCGGATGAGTCCAAGAAAGTGAACAGGTTTCAAGAAAAGGCCTTAATGGTAGGATTCGCCCTCTTATTATAGCCTTTGGAGTGGATACTTTTACTAAGGCTATGAAGTGGGCAATGAGTCTTGAAGAAGACTTTAAGTACAACCCCGTTTCCAAGGAGAGTGAAAAGAAGCAAGGGCCTTCTAATTCTCAACATGGTAAGGGTCAAGGGCATAAGAAAGGATTCTTTAAAAAGTTGGGTAATAGAGGACAATCTTCTAGGCATAGCAAGAGTGCCTATCCTCAGTCTGGTGATAAGAAGTCTTGTTCTCGTCGTGGTAAACTTCATGATGGAAAAAATTGTGATGGGGTCAAGATTTGCTTTACTTGTAAGCAACCTAGACACTTTGCTAGAGATTGCCCAAGTTCTAAGGGCTCGGGTTCCTCTTCCTCATCTCAAGTTGCAAAGGATAATGACAATGGGAAGAAGGTGCAAGGTAGAGTGTATGCCTTGACTACTCAGGATGCTCAGGCCACAGATACAGTGGTGGTAGGTATACTTCCTTTGTTCTCCGCACACGCTAAAGTTCTTTTTGATCCTGGTTCCACAcattcttttgtttcttgtgcaTTTGCTAAAAATCATGACAAGAGCCCCAAACTACTTGATTTTGAGTTATCAGTTTCTACTCCTGTTGGTGATACTTTAATGACTAATCTTGTGCTTAAGTCTTGTATTATTTGTGTTGAGGGTAGAGAGTTATTGGCTGATTTGGTGTTGTTAGATATGCATGATTTTGATGTTATTTTGGGCATGGATTGGTTGGCTTCTTACCATGCTAGTGTGCATTGTTTTGAGAAAGAGGTGGTGTTTAGAACTCCAAGTGaatcaaaatttctatttaAGGCTTCATATTTGCCTTttatgccttgtgtgatatcATGCATACAAGCAAACCGCTTACTTAGAAAGGGATGCCAAGGATTCGTTGCTAGTGTAGTGGATTTACAAAGTAGAGAATTGGAGATAGGAGACATTCCCATTGTGAGGGAATTTTTGGATGTTTTTCCTGATGATCTACCTGGGTTACCCCCGGATCGTGAGATTGAGTTCTCTATTGATCTCTTTCCTGGCACTACACCCATTTCTAAGGCACCATATAGAATGGTGCCCACAGAGTTGAAAGAACTTAAGGAGCAATTAGTAGAATTGCTGGATAAGGGGTTTATTCGCCCTAGTGCCTCGCCTTGGGGTGCTCCAATTTTATTTGTCAAGAAAAAGGATGGGTCTATGAGGTTATGTATTGATTATCGTGAGCTTAATAGAGTCACCATAAAGAATAAATATCCTTTGCCTCGTATTGATGACCTATTTGATCATTTGCAAGGAGCACGAGTCTTTTCTAAGATTTATCTTCGTTCTGGTTACCACCGGTTGAAGATTAAGGGTGAGGATATACCAAAGACGGCTTTTCGGACTAGATATGATCATTATGAATTTTTGGTGATGCCATTTGGATTAACTAATGCCCCTGCTGCTTTTATGGATTTGATGAATAGGGTATTTCATGAGTACTTGGATCGATTTGTCATTGTGTTcattgatgatattttgatttattCTAAGAGTCAAGAAGAGCATGAAGAACACTTGAGGATTTTTTACAGATTCTAAGAGAAAGGAAGTTGTATGCTAAACTGAAGATGTGTGAATTTTGGTTGAATCAAGTAGTATTCTTGGGCCATGTGATATATAAGGATTTAATTACAGTGGATCCTAATAAGATAGAAGTGGTGGTTAATTGGGATAGGCCTACAAATGTGAGTGAGGTTAGAAGTTTCTTAGGCCTTGCTAGTTACTATAGAAGATTTGTAGAGGGATTTTCCCGCATTGCAGCTCCTTTGACACAATTAACTTAGACGAATGTTAAATTTGAGTGGAAGGAAGAATGTGAGAAAAGCTTCCAAGAGCTAAAGCGATTGATCACAACTCTAGTGTTAACTATCCCTTTAGGTACTGGGGGTTTTGTCATTTATAGTGATGCTTCTCATAAGGGACTTGGCTGTGTGTTGATGCAAAATGGGAAGGTTGTGGCTTATGCCTCTCGTTAGTTGAAAAATTACCCACTCATGACTTGGAGTTTGCTGCAGTTGTTTTTGCTTTGAAAATTTGGAGACATTATTTGTATGGGGAAAGATGCGAGATTTTCACTGATCATAAAAGTTTAAAGTATTCCTTTACCTAGAAGGATTTAAATATGAGGCAACAGAGATGGTTGGAACTGGTTAAGGATTACGATTGTTCTATTAACTATCATCCTGGTAAGGCTAATGTTGTAGCTGATGCTCTTAGTAGAAAGCCTTCAAGTTTTTCAGCTGCTTTGCTAACCACTCGAAAGGAAATTATTCGGGATCTTGAAAGGATGGAGATTGAGGTTGTTATGGGCCATTCTAAGGCCTACCTGGCTAGTTTGAGTGTTCAACCAACTTTGGtggaaataattaaattgtCATAGGCCGATGACccacatttaaagaaaatcaaggaTGAGGTGTGTAGTGGAAAGAAATCtgatttttctatttctaaagATAGTGCTTTGAGATTTGGGAGTAGactttttgtgccaaatgatcCATTGATTAAAAAGGAGATTCTAGAGGAGGCTCACTATTCCCCATATACAATACATCTAGGTAGTACAAAGATGTACCGTGATCTTTGTGAAAACTTGGTGGAATAATATGAAAAGGGAGATTGCTCACTTTGTAGAGCAATGTTTGACTTGTCAGCAAGTTAAGCTGTTGCAACAACGACCCTCAGGTTTGTTGCAACCACTTCCTATTCCCCAATGGAAGTGGGAGAAAATCACTATGGATTTCGTTTTAGGATTGCCGAGATCTCCTAAGGGTCATGATGCTATTTGGGTGATTGTTGATAGAAGGACAAAATCAGCTCATTTTCTCCCTATTCGGATGAACTACTCCCTTGATCAGTTAGCTCAGCTCTATGTTGATGAGATTGTGAGACTTCATGGAGTGCTTGCTTGTATTGTTTTAGATAGTGATCCAAGGTTTACTTCTCATTTTTTGGGTGGTGTGCAAAAG
The Quercus lobata isolate SW786 chromosome 10, ValleyOak3.0 Primary Assembly, whole genome shotgun sequence DNA segment above includes these coding regions:
- the LOC115965949 gene encoding inactive protein RESTRICTED TEV MOVEMENT 2-like is translated as METKNGAHVKRVYEDFEPYCKWHVGEERNILEVHLQDFQKEQLKAQLSNNMVLRIFGERPLDETRWSRFQKEIKVAKDCITSDIHAKFGNGVLTVTMPKKVPSVAQQEQQLSQAKESQEIGKPKTEIKEKENKVAEKPTVYEREGNGLKAPENASLDGTSNKFISISKLKLGNNMAVKILAVAVVVAVVAYVTYKPSQVDN